One part of the Arabidopsis thaliana chromosome 4, partial sequence genome encodes these proteins:
- a CDS encoding Bifunctional inhibitor/lipid-transfer protein/seed storage 2S albumin superfamily protein (Bifunctional inhibitor/lipid-transfer protein/seed storage 2S albumin superfamily protein; FUNCTIONS IN: molecular_function unknown; INVOLVED IN: lipid transport; LOCATED IN: endomembrane system; CONTAINS InterPro DOMAIN/s: Bifunctional inhibitor/plant lipid transfer protein/seed storage (InterPro:IPR016140), Plant lipid transfer protein/seed storage/trypsin-alpha amylase inhibitor (InterPro:IPR003612), Plant lipid transfer protein/hydrophobic protein, helical domain (InterPro:IPR013770); BEST Arabidopsis thaliana protein match is: Auxin-Induced in Root cultures 1 (TAIR:AT4G12550.1); Has 752 Blast hits to 746 proteins in 62 species: Archae - 0; Bacteria - 0; Metazoa - 0; Fungi - 0; Plants - 752; Viruses - 0; Other Eukaryotes - 0 (source: NCBI BLink).) → MAPRTSLALFVSLNLLFFTCTSATTGTCPIQISTCANVLNLVDLTLGNPPVKPCCSLIQGLADLEAAACLCTALKASILGIVNINLPINLSVLLNVCSRNAPKGFQCA, encoded by the coding sequence ATGGCTCCAAGAACCTCTCTTGCACTCTTCGTTTCTCTCAAcctcctcttcttcacttgcACCTCTGCAACCACAGGGACTTGTCCTATACAGATCAGTACTTGTGCCAATGTGCTCAATCTAGTGGACCTAACATTGGGAAACCCACCTGTAAAGCCATGTTGCTCGCTCATCCAAGGCTTGGCTGACCTTGAGGCTGCGGCCTGCCTCTGCACTGCGCTCAAAGCTAGCATTCTTGGAATTGTCAATATTAACCTTCCTATCAATCTCAGCGTACTCCTCAATGTTTGTAGTAGGAATGCTCCAAAGGGTTTCCAGTGCGCGTAA
- the CPR1 gene encoding F-box and associated interaction domains-containing protein (CONSTITUTIVE EXPRESSER OF PR GENES 30 (CPR30); FUNCTIONS IN: molecular_function unknown; INVOLVED IN: negative regulation of defense response; LOCATED IN: nucleus, cytoplasm; EXPRESSED IN: 8 plant structures; CONTAINS InterPro DOMAIN/s: F-box domain, cyclin-like (InterPro:IPR001810), F-box domain, Skp2-like (InterPro:IPR022364), F-box associated domain, type 1 (InterPro:IPR006527), F-box associated interaction domain (InterPro:IPR017451); BEST Arabidopsis thaliana protein match is: F-box associated ubiquitination effector family protein (TAIR:AT4G22390.1); Has 1743 Blast hits to 1730 proteins in 49 species: Archae - 0; Bacteria - 0; Metazoa - 0; Fungi - 0; Plants - 1741; Viruses - 0; Other Eukaryotes - 2 (source: NCBI BLink).), whose protein sequence is MATIPMDIVNDIFLRLPAKTLVRCRALSKPCYHLINDPDFIESHLHRVLQTGDHLMILLRGALRLYSVDLDSLDSVSDVEHPMKRGGPTEVFGSSNGLIGLSNSPTDLAVFNPSTRQIHRLPPSSIDLPDGSSTRGYVFYGLGYDSVSDDYKVVRMVQFKIDSEDELGCSFPYEVKVFSLKKNSWKRIESVASSIQLLFYFYYHLLYRRGYGVLAGNSLHWVLPRRPGLIAFNLIVRFDLALEEFEIVRFPEAVANGNVDIQMDIGVLDGCLCLMCNYDQSYVDVWMMKEYNVRDSWTKVFTVQKPKSVKSFSYMRPLVYSKDKKKVLLELNNTKLVWFDLESKKMSTLRIKDCPSSYSAELVVSSLVLGCKGDLNNIKYRKEQQAKEAREAKIMQNTKRRDDFLSKGFKLVL, encoded by the exons ATGGCGACGATTCCAATGGATATCGTCAACGACATATTCCTCCGATTACCAGCAAAAACTCTAGTTCGTTGCCGTGCTCTCTCTAAGCCATGTTATCATCTAATCAACGATCCAGATTTCATCGAATCTCATCTTCATCGCGTTCTTCAAACCGGTGATCATCTCATGATTCTTCTCAGAGGAGCTCTTCGTCTCTACTCTGTAGATCTCGATTCACTTGATTCCGTCTCCGACGTTGAGCATCCGATGAAACGTGGTGGTCCGACCGAAGTTTTTGGTTCTTCCAACGGTTTAATCGGGTTATCGAATTCTCCAACTGATTTAGCGGTTTTTAATCCTTCGACTCGACAGATTCATCGATTACCTCCTTCGTCTATCGATCTCCCCGATGGTTCGAGTACTCGTGGTTACGTGTTTTACGGATTAGGTTATGATTCTGTTAGTGATGATTATAAAGTTGTGAGGATGGTTCAGTTTAAGATAGATTCAGAAGATGAACTTGGTTGTAGTTTTCCTTATGAGGTTAAAGTGTTtagtttgaagaagaattcATGGAAGAGAATCGAATCAGTGGCGTCGTCgattcagcttttgttttacttttattatcATCTCTTGTATCGTCGTGGTTATGGTGTTCTTGCTGGTAATAGTCTTCATTGGGTTTTACCTAGAAGACCTGGTTTGATTGCGTTTAATCTCATTGTTAGATTTGATCTTGCCTTGGAAGAGTTTGAGATTGTTCGGTTTCCTGAAGCGGTTGCGAATGGTAATGTTGATATTCAGATGGATATAGGTGTTTTAGATGGTTGTCTTTGCTTGATGTGTAACTATGATCAGAGTTATGTTGATGTTTGGATGATGAAAGAATACAATGTGAGGGATTCTTGGACTAAGGTTTTTACGGTTCAGAAACCGAAAAGTGTGAAGTCGTTTTCGTATATGAGACCTTTGGTTTATTCTAAGGATAAGAAAAAGGTTCTTTTGGAGCTTAATAATACAAAGCTAGTCTGGTTTGATTTAGAGAGTAAGAAGATGAGTACTCTTAGGATTAAGGATTGCCCTAGCTCGTATAGTGCGGAACTCGTTGTGAGTAGCCTTGTCTTGGGGTGTAAAGGAGATCTTAATAACATTAAGTATCGAAAAGAACAACAAGCTAAAGAAGCTAGAGAAGCTAAAATTATGCAGAACACTAAAAGGAG GGATGATTTCCTGTCCAAAGGATTCAAGCTGGTCTTATAA
- a CDS encoding Bifunctional inhibitor/lipid-transfer protein/seed storage 2S albumin superfamily protein (Bifunctional inhibitor/lipid-transfer protein/seed storage 2S albumin superfamily protein; FUNCTIONS IN: lipid binding; INVOLVED IN: lipid transport; LOCATED IN: endomembrane system; EXPRESSED IN: sepal, male gametophyte; EXPRESSED DURING: 4 anthesis; CONTAINS InterPro DOMAIN/s: Bifunctional inhibitor/plant lipid transfer protein/seed storage (InterPro:IPR016140), Plant lipid transfer protein/seed storage/trypsin-alpha amylase inhibitor (InterPro:IPR003612), Plant lipid transfer protein/hydrophobic protein, helical domain (InterPro:IPR013770); BEST Arabidopsis thaliana protein match is: Bifunctional inhibitor/lipid-transfer protein/seed storage 2S albumin superfamily protein (TAIR:AT4G12510.1); Has 749 Blast hits to 743 proteins in 63 species: Archae - 0; Bacteria - 0; Metazoa - 0; Fungi - 0; Plants - 749; Viruses - 0; Other Eukaryotes - 0 (source: NCBI BLink).) — protein MSMAPKTSTTLALFLVTNILFLNLITLSCADNTCPRDVLKLSTCSNVLNLINLKLGAPAMRPCCSILFGLIDLDVAVCLCTALKLSLLGITIDTPIHLNLALNACGGTLPDGFRCPT, from the coding sequence ATGAGTATGGCTCCAAAGACCTCAACTACACTTGCTTTATTCCTTGTGACCAATATTCTCTTCCTCAACCTCATTACCCTGAGTTGCGCAGACAATACTTGCCCAAGAGACGTTCTCAAACTTTCGACATGCTCGAATGTTCTCAACCTCATCAACTTGAAGCTCGGGGCACCAGCTATGAGGCCTTGTTGCTCTATTCTCTTTGGTCTAATTGATCTCGATGTTGCTGTTTGCCTTTGCACCGCGCTCAAGCTCAGCCTTCTTGGCATCACCATCGACACTCCTATTCACCTTAACTTGGCTCTTAACGCCTGTGGAGGTACCCTTCCTGATGGATTCCGTTGCCCAACATAG
- a CDS encoding uncharacterized protein (unknown protein; Has 29 Blast hits to 26 proteins in 11 species: Archae - 2; Bacteria - 0; Metazoa - 0; Fungi - 0; Plants - 27; Viruses - 0; Other Eukaryotes - 0 (source: NCBI BLink).): MEPYITRRDTVNQVLHAEEEEEYNDCELDQLFLVHSDIRSVLLQIDELVVEATKRKTVSKHGLIEVESFRTVLSDMLSSLKVSFLLHLLFLNLFLRMQPWFPRLQEAMSDFQLLPEDQEEQSLMSTNEEEDLFDVESPEPTQFEPLVSPSPLVHWRGDHNADKGRQLFLLTPLPLGKSEFLKHQNASKLTAKRIFPDTVANEPLEASKETSDDVLGGESLKTAGLGKSLVHAMDFSENLVEYKPCSSPVLRRKILSELLMTPCLKLSPPKSCTMFKPVPESSQLGKQGACKSTCSELGSSGIEKTDNLCSKYPELLGIQHAPITRKTDLESSPVWWFSPPKTCVLMEPVNEKKPIDETGGSFDVPNIIPEAKHTTEGSMSMVVESTPLFKEPESIMTRNRTKAGESTLKKELWTRFEEATIHDSRFNSMTTTTTVRGNNKKCFMEMLEEVSGNEEDHELSV, translated from the exons ATGGAACCTTATATAACCAGAAGAGATACAG TTAATCAAGTGTTAcatgcagaagaagaagaagaatacaatGATTGTGAATTGGATCAACTCTTCCTTGTGCATTCTGATATTAGATCTGTTCTTCTCCAG ATTGATGAGCTTGTTGTTGAAGCCACAAAGCGTAAGACCGTGAGCAAGCACGGGTTAATAGAAGTTGAATCTTTCAGAACTGTGTTGTCTGATATGCTTTCCTCACTAAAGGTTTCATTCCTTTTACACCTATT ATTTTTAAACCTGTTTTTACGTATGCAGCCATGGTTTCCTCGATTGCAAGAAGCGATGTCTGATTTTCAGTTGCTTCCAGAGGATCAGGAAGAACAGTCTTTGATGAGCacaaacgaagaagaagatttgtttGATGTTGAGAGTCCTGAGCCTACTCAATTTGAGCCCTTagtctctccttctcctcttgTGCATTGGCGTGGTGATCATAACGCAGACAAGGGTAGACAACTCTTTCTTTTGACACCACTACCCTTAGGAAAATCTGAATTCCTAAAACACCAGAATGCATCTAAGCTTACAGCTAAAAGGATTTTTCCAGACACTGTTGCAAATGAACCGCTTGAAGCTTCTAAAGAAACAAGTGATGATGTTTTAGGAGGTGAGTCGTTGAAAACTGCAGGACTTGGTAAATCTTTAGTCCATGCCATGGATTTCTCTGAAAATTTGGTTGAGTATAAGCCATGTTCTTCACCAGTTCTCAGGAGAAAGATTCTGTCTGAGCTTCTAATGACACCTTGCTTGAAGCTGTCGCCTCCGAAATCGTGTACAATGTTTAAACCGGTTCCTGAATCTTCTCAACTGGGAAAGCAAGGGGCTTGTAAGTCTACCTGCTCTGAATTGGGATCATCTGGTATTGAAAAAACAGACAATCTCTGCTCGAAGTATCCTGAGCTCTTGGGAATACAACATGCTCCGATAACTAGAAAAACGGATCTTGAATCCTCGCCGGTTTGGTGGTTTTCTCCTCCTAAAACATGTGTTTTAATGGAGCCTGTGAATGAGAAGAAACCAATTGATGAAACTGGTGGATCTTTTGATGTTCCAAACATTATACCAGAAGCAAAACACACTACAG AGGGAAGCATGTCAATGGTGGTTGAGAGTACTCCATTGTTTAAAGAACCAGAGAGCATAATGacgagaaacagaacaaaagcAGGTGAGAGTACTCTGAAGAAAGAGCTATGGACAAGATTTGAAGAAGCAACGATTCATGACAGTCGGTTCAACTcgatgacaacaacaacaacagtgaGAGGAAATAATAAGAAATGTTTCATGGAAATGTTAGAAGAAGTGAGTGGCAATGAGGAAGATCATGAGTTAAGTGTATGA
- a CDS encoding Bifunctional inhibitor/lipid-transfer protein/seed storage 2S albumin superfamily protein (Bifunctional inhibitor/lipid-transfer protein/seed storage 2S albumin superfamily protein; FUNCTIONS IN: lipid binding; INVOLVED IN: lipid transport; LOCATED IN: endomembrane system; CONTAINS InterPro DOMAIN/s: Bifunctional inhibitor/plant lipid transfer protein/seed storage (InterPro:IPR016140), Plant lipid transfer protein/seed storage/trypsin-alpha amylase inhibitor (InterPro:IPR003612), Plant lipid transfer protein/hydrophobic protein, helical domain (InterPro:IPR013770); BEST Arabidopsis thaliana protein match is: Bifunctional inhibitor/lipid-transfer protein/seed storage 2S albumin superfamily protein (TAIR:AT4G12520.1); Has 30201 Blast hits to 17322 proteins in 780 species: Archae - 12; Bacteria - 1396; Metazoa - 17338; Fungi - 3422; Plants - 5037; Viruses - 0; Other Eukaryotes - 2996 (source: NCBI BLink).), translated as MASKISASLVIFLTFNILFFTLTTACGGGCSSTPKPKPKPKSTGSCPKDTLKLGVCANVLKDLLKIQLGTPPVKPCCSLLNGLVDLEAAACLCTALKAKVLGINLNVPVSLSLLLNVCGKKVPSGFVCA; from the coding sequence ATGGCTTCAAAAATTTCAGCCTCTCTTGTCATTTTCCTCACATtcaacattctttttttcactttaACCACCGCATGTGGCGGTGGCTGCAGTTCCACccctaaacccaaacctaAGCCCAAGTCCACCGGAAGCTGCCCTAAAGACACTCTCAAGCTCGGCGTTTGCGCCAATGTTCTCAAGGATCTTCTCAAAATTCAGTTGGGAACACCACCAGTGAAGCCTTGTTGTTCGCTCCTCAATGGTTTAGTTGATCTTGAGGCTGCCGCTTGTCTCTGCACCGCCCTAAAGGCTAAAGTTTTAGGCATTAATCTTAATGTTCCCGTCTCTCTCAGCCTTCTTCTCAATGTTTGTGGCAAGAAGGTTCCTTCTGGTTTCGTATGTGCTTGA
- a CDS encoding Bifunctional inhibitor/lipid-transfer protein/seed storage 2S albumin superfamily protein (Bifunctional inhibitor/lipid-transfer protein/seed storage 2S albumin superfamily protein; FUNCTIONS IN: lipid binding; INVOLVED IN: lipid transport; LOCATED IN: endomembrane system; CONTAINS InterPro DOMAIN/s: Bifunctional inhibitor/plant lipid transfer protein/seed storage (InterPro:IPR016140), Plant lipid transfer protein/seed storage/trypsin-alpha amylase inhibitor (InterPro:IPR003612), Plant lipid transfer protein/hydrophobic protein, helical domain (InterPro:IPR013770); BEST Arabidopsis thaliana protein match is: Bifunctional inhibitor/lipid-transfer protein/seed storage 2S albumin superfamily protein (TAIR:AT4G12510.1); Has 30201 Blast hits to 17322 proteins in 780 species: Archae - 12; Bacteria - 1396; Metazoa - 17338; Fungi - 3422; Plants - 5037; Viruses - 0; Other Eukaryotes - 2996 (source: NCBI BLink).), whose translation MASKISASLVIFLTFNILFFTLTTACGGGCSSTPKPKPKPKSTGSCPKDTLKLGVCANVLKDLLKIQLGTPPVKPCCSLLNGLVDLEAAACLCTALKAKVLGINLNVPVSLSLLLNVCGKKVPSGFVCA comes from the coding sequence ATGGCTTCAAAAATTTCAGCCTCTCTTGTCATTTTCCTCACATtcaacattctttttttcactttaACCACCGCATGTGGCGGTGGCTGCAGTTCCACccctaaacccaaacctaAGCCCAAGTCCACCGGAAGCTGCCCTAAAGACACTCTCAAGCTCGGCGTTTGCGCCAATGTTCTCAAGGATCTTCTCAAAATTCAGTTGGGAACACCACCAGTGAAGCCTTGTTGTTCGCTCCTCAATGGTTTAGTTGATCTTGAGGCTGCCGCTTGTCTCTGCACCGCCCTAAAGGCTAAAGTTTTAGGCATTAATCTTAATGTTCCCGTCTCTCTCAGCCTTCTTCTCAATGTTTGTGGCAAGAAGGTTCCTTCCGGCTTCGTATGTGCTTGA
- the AIR1 gene encoding Auxin-Induced in Root cultures 1 (Auxin-Induced in Root cultures 1 (AIR1); FUNCTIONS IN: lipid binding; INVOLVED IN: response to auxin stimulus, lateral root morphogenesis, lipid transport; LOCATED IN: endomembrane system; EXPRESSED IN: hypocotyl, root; CONTAINS InterPro DOMAIN/s: Bifunctional inhibitor/plant lipid transfer protein/seed storage (InterPro:IPR016140), Plant lipid transfer protein/seed storage/trypsin-alpha amylase inhibitor (InterPro:IPR003612), Plant lipid transfer protein/hydrophobic protein, helical domain (InterPro:IPR013770); BEST Arabidopsis thaliana protein match is: Bifunctional inhibitor/lipid-transfer protein/seed storage 2S albumin superfamily protein (TAIR:AT4G12545.1); Has 758 Blast hits to 752 proteins in 63 species: Archae - 0; Bacteria - 0; Metazoa - 0; Fungi - 0; Plants - 758; Viruses - 0; Other Eukaryotes - 0 (source: NCBI BLink).) yields the protein MAPRTPLALFVSLNLLFFTYTSATTGTCPKNSIEIGTCVTVLNLVDLTLGNPPVKPCCSLIQGLADLEAAVCLCTAVKASILGIVNINLPINLSVLLNVCSRNAPKSFQCA from the coding sequence ATGGCTCCAAGAACCCCCCTTGCACTCTTCGTTTCTCTCAAcctcctcttcttcacttACACCTCTGCAACCACAGGGACTTGTCCTAAAAATTCCATAGAGATCGGTACTTGTGTCACTGTGCTCAATCTAGTGGACCTAACATTGGGAAACCCACCTGTAAAGCCATGTTGCTCGCTCATCCAAGGCTTGGCTGACCTTGAGGCCGCGGTCTGCCTTTGCACTGCAGTCAAGGCTAGCATTCTTGGAATTGTCAATATTAACCTTCCTATCAATCTCAGCGTACTCCTCAATGTTTGTAGTAGGAATGCTCCAAAGAGTTTCCAGTGCGCGTAA
- a CDS encoding Bifunctional inhibitor/lipid-transfer protein/seed storage 2S albumin superfamily protein (Bifunctional inhibitor/lipid-transfer protein/seed storage 2S albumin superfamily protein; FUNCTIONS IN: lipid binding; INVOLVED IN: lipid transport; EXPRESSED IN: hypocotyl, leaf; EXPRESSED DURING: LP.04 four leaves visible; CONTAINS InterPro DOMAIN/s: Bifunctional inhibitor/plant lipid transfer protein/seed storage (InterPro:IPR016140), Plant lipid transfer protein/seed storage/trypsin-alpha amylase inhibitor (InterPro:IPR003612), Plant lipid transfer protein/hydrophobic protein, helical domain (InterPro:IPR013770); BEST Arabidopsis thaliana protein match is: Bifunctional inhibitor/lipid-transfer protein/seed storage 2S albumin superfamily protein (TAIR:AT4G12490.1); Has 10886 Blast hits to 4309 proteins in 594 species: Archae - 53; Bacteria - 1827; Metazoa - 1251; Fungi - 647; Plants - 4075; Viruses - 997; Other Eukaryotes - 2036 (source: NCBI BLink).): MASKNSTSLALFFALNILFFTLTTATDCRCNLSPKPRTVPSPKVPSPKYPSPSIPSPSVPTPSVPTPSVPTPSVPSPNPTPVTPPRTPGSSGNCPIDALRLGVCANVLSGLLNVQLGQPSAQPCCSLIQGLVDLDAAICLCTALRANVLGINLNVPISLSVLLNVCNRRLPSDFQCA; this comes from the coding sequence ATGGCTTCAAAGAACTCAACCTCTCTTGCTCTTTTCTTTGCCCTCAACATCCTTTTTTTCACCTTAACCACTGCTACTGATTGTCGATGCAACCTAAGTCCTAAGCCTAGGACGGTCCCAAGTCCAAAGGTCCCGAGTCCTAAGTACCCAAGTCCTTCGATTCCAAGTCCTTCGGTCCCAACTCCTTCAGTCCCAACTCCTTCAGTTCCAACTCCTTCGGTACCAAGTCCTAACCCTACGCCTGTCACTCCTCCGAGAACCCCTGGTTCATCCGGAAACTGTCCTATCGATGCTCTCAGACTCGGTGTGTGTGCGAATGTCCTAAGTGGTCTACTTAACGTGCAGTTGGGACAGCCATCAGCTCAACCATGCTGCTCGCTCATCCAAGGTTTGGTTGACCTTGACGCTGCGATTTGTCTCTGCACTGCCCTTAGGGCTAACGTTCTTGGCATCAACCTTAACGTTCCTATATCTCTCAGTGTTCTTCTCAACGTTTGCAACAGAAGGCTTCCGTCTGATTTCCAATGTGCTTAA